In the Chromatiaceae bacterium genome, one interval contains:
- a CDS encoding ABC transporter ATP-binding protein, with amino-acid sequence MRRIVRDASGFTAQGSQFAARTVICRAMEAVLSAHDLSYGPPRQPRVRRIDLQLTAADRLGLLGLNGAGKSTLLQLLAGVLPPSAGEVRVLGRRLDADGHAARRQIGYLPQRVPAYPELSVRENLAWAGQLHGLRGRPLREAIATVLAQVELGNVADRLAGRLSAGMLQRLGLAQAILHRPRVLILDEPTASLDPLQTEQIRDLLGRLGDDVSLVVATHLLDDVLQLCGRVILLDQGRQVAEHPVTADIDLLAHLRAGLNDTGLHQAAR; translated from the coding sequence ATGCGGCGCATTGTAAGAGATGCATCCGGTTTCACCGCACAGGGTTCGCAATTTGCCGCGCGCACGGTAATCTGCCGCGCCATGGAAGCCGTGTTGTCCGCCCATGATCTGAGCTATGGCCCGCCGCGCCAACCACGCGTACGCCGGATCGACCTGCAATTGACTGCGGCCGACCGGCTCGGCCTGCTCGGACTCAACGGCGCCGGCAAGTCAACGCTGTTGCAGCTGCTCGCCGGCGTGCTGCCGCCGAGCGCGGGTGAGGTACGCGTGCTCGGCCGCCGTCTCGATGCCGACGGGCACGCCGCGCGCCGACAGATCGGCTACCTTCCGCAGCGCGTCCCCGCATATCCGGAACTGAGCGTGCGTGAGAATCTCGCCTGGGCCGGACAGCTGCACGGATTGCGCGGACGCCCGCTGCGCGAGGCGATCGCCACGGTGCTCGCGCAGGTCGAGCTCGGTAACGTCGCCGACCGCCTTGCCGGTCGACTTTCGGCCGGTATGCTGCAGCGCCTCGGCCTGGCGCAGGCGATACTCCATAGGCCGCGCGTCCTGATCCTCGACGAACCGACGGCGAGTCTCGATCCGCTGCAGACCGAACAGATCCGCGACCTGCTCGGCAGGCTTGGCGACGACGTCAGCCTGGTGGTCGCAACCCATCTGCTGGACGATGTACTGCAGCTGTGTGGACGCGTGATCCTGCTCGATCAGGGGCGCCAGGTCGCCGAGCATCCGGTGACCGCCGATATCGACCTGCTCGCACATCTGCGCGCCGGGCTGAACGACACCGGCCTGCACCAGGCTGCGCGATGA
- a CDS encoding ABC transporter permease subunit yields the protein MIWTIARHEWRRLHSAITFWLLLAFAQLLIAWLAFAQLETFATIAPQLTAAGAPLSAMDLVVVPTFNSLVLLLLLAAPLLAMGSLAGEVRSGRIALWLAAPVAALRIVAGKVIGLWLALLPPLATCMLTLAALGLAIEIDPTRFVLAATMLAVFTLWLSCMGVFLSSLFDHPAAALAACYGILLFLWLLDSLSGSQAAWSWWALLPHLEPAFDGLLRSQDIVFFVASGAAAWLLAGYRVARRRGEL from the coding sequence ATGATCTGGACCATTGCACGCCATGAATGGCGACGCCTGCACAGCGCGATCACGTTCTGGCTGCTGCTGGCCTTCGCACAGCTGCTGATCGCCTGGCTGGCATTCGCGCAACTGGAGACGTTCGCGACGATCGCACCGCAACTGACCGCCGCCGGCGCACCGCTCAGCGCCATGGATCTGGTGGTCGTCCCCACCTTCAACAGCCTGGTGTTGCTGCTGCTGCTCGCGGCGCCGCTGCTGGCGATGGGCAGCCTCGCCGGCGAGGTCCGCAGTGGCCGCATCGCCCTGTGGCTCGCGGCGCCGGTTGCAGCGCTGCGCATCGTGGCGGGCAAGGTGATCGGGCTCTGGCTCGCGCTCCTGCCGCCACTGGCGACCTGCATGCTGACGCTGGCCGCGCTGGGCCTGGCGATCGAAATCGACCCGACGCGCTTCGTACTCGCAGCCACGATGCTCGCCGTGTTCACACTGTGGCTGAGCTGCATGGGGGTGTTCCTGTCGAGCCTGTTCGACCACCCGGCCGCGGCGCTGGCCGCGTGTTACGGGATCCTGCTGTTCCTGTGGCTGCTGGATTCACTGAGCGGGAGCCAGGCGGCCTGGTCGTGGTGGGCATTGCTGCCGCACCTCGAACCGGCCTTCGATGGCCTACTGCGCAGCCAGGACATCGTGTTCTTCGTCGCCAGTGGCGCCGCCGCCTGGCTGCTCGCCGGCTACCGTGTCGCGCGACGGCGGGGAGAACTGTGA
- a CDS encoding GldG family protein, which produces MLRRLVFLALVAACLWFAARVGDRHSWQLDLSSAQIHTLSEAAQRALDALPDGLRITAFVPDLVVDRARIEQLLAPYLAHPRVRLSFVDPLQDPETAQAQGVQRHGELHLLSGQRREVVVSPSRGELDRALNRLALQGERWIVSFTGQGESRIDGAPGGLGDFVRHLEEQGYRVVELDPRQLDALPDNTALLLIAGPQGEYGPHTERLIEQFVDSGGGLLWLFGDAESALVERLFGVTALPGIVVDAAAAQYRLERPDYAVVSRFPTQLPGLGDGYAALSQAHALAWQTREDWQERMRLESSARSWNETGSLRGEIARQPDLGEQAGPLTVGIALEHAATSPAARVMFVGGRQFLGNGQIGQGANLALGQGLVRWLTANQGLAAAPPVHDLGVRWSPQTAAAFAVGLMAGLPLCYLGLGFWLRHRRRRA; this is translated from the coding sequence ATGCTGCGCCGCCTGGTCTTCCTCGCGCTGGTCGCCGCGTGCCTGTGGTTCGCGGCAAGGGTCGGTGACCGCCATTCGTGGCAGCTCGACCTCAGCAGTGCGCAGATCCATACGCTCAGCGAGGCGGCACAACGGGCGCTCGACGCCCTGCCCGATGGTCTGCGCATCACGGCGTTCGTACCTGACCTGGTCGTCGACCGCGCACGGATCGAACAACTGCTCGCCCCCTATCTCGCACACCCGCGGGTCCGGCTGTCTTTCGTCGACCCGCTGCAGGACCCGGAAACCGCGCAGGCGCAAGGCGTGCAACGGCATGGCGAGTTGCACCTGCTGAGCGGGCAGCGGCGCGAGGTCGTGGTCTCCCCGTCACGCGGCGAACTCGACCGCGCACTCAACCGGCTGGCGCTGCAGGGAGAACGCTGGATCGTGAGTTTCACGGGACAGGGCGAGAGCCGGATCGACGGGGCGCCGGGCGGCCTGGGTGATTTCGTCCGACACCTCGAAGAACAGGGATACCGGGTGGTCGAACTCGACCCGCGCCAGCTCGATGCCCTGCCCGACAACACGGCGTTGCTGCTGATCGCCGGACCTCAGGGCGAATACGGACCGCACACCGAACGCCTGATCGAGCAGTTCGTCGACAGTGGTGGCGGCCTGTTGTGGCTGTTCGGCGACGCGGAATCAGCCCTAGTCGAACGCCTGTTCGGCGTGACAGCACTGCCCGGTATCGTGGTCGACGCGGCCGCGGCCCAGTACCGACTGGAGCGCCCGGACTATGCGGTCGTCTCCCGGTTCCCCACGCAACTGCCGGGGCTCGGCGATGGATACGCCGCGCTGAGCCAGGCGCATGCCCTGGCCTGGCAGACGCGCGAAGACTGGCAGGAACGCATGCGCCTCGAGAGCAGCGCGCGCAGCTGGAACGAGACCGGCAGCCTGCGTGGCGAGATCGCGCGCCAGCCCGACCTGGGCGAACAGGCCGGTCCGCTGACGGTCGGCATCGCGCTGGAACACGCCGCGACATCACCGGCTGCGCGGGTGATGTTCGTCGGCGGACGACAGTTCCTCGGCAACGGCCAGATCGGGCAAGGCGCCAACCTGGCATTGGGTCAGGGCCTGGTGCGCTGGCTGACCGCCAATCAGGGGCTCGCGGCGGCGCCGCCGGTTCACGACCTGGGCGTTCGCTGGTCACCGCAGACCGCTGCCGCTTTCGCGGTCGGACTGATGGCCGGGCTACCACTGTGTTATCTCGGTCTCGGATTCTGGTTGCGCCACCGGCGACGCCGTGCATGA
- the mutM gene encoding bifunctional DNA-formamidopyrimidine glycosylase/DNA-(apurinic or apyrimidinic site) lyase → MPELPEVETTRRGIAPHLQGQTIDGVRIRQPRLRWPVPDLAALLGGHRVLRVERRAKYLLLRFSHGTLIIHLGMSGSLRIAPAASPPRLHDHVDLLFGERCLRLHDPRRFGAMLWAAGDDPSQHPRLADLGPEPLSEAFDGACLQRATRGRRTPIKALLMDGRVVVGVGNIYATEALFHAGIHPARASGRVSRARLDQLAGAVKAVLRHAIERGGTTLRDFVNESGEPGYFAQELFVYGRAGQPCRRCGNVIRTRQIGQRASAYCPHCQH, encoded by the coding sequence ATGCCTGAACTGCCCGAGGTCGAGACGACGCGGCGCGGAATCGCACCTCACCTTCAGGGACAGACGATCGACGGCGTGCGTATCCGTCAGCCCAGGCTGCGCTGGCCGGTCCCCGATCTCGCCGCACTGCTGGGTGGACACCGCGTGCTGCGGGTCGAGCGGCGCGCGAAGTACCTGTTGCTGCGCTTCTCGCACGGCACGCTGATCATCCATCTCGGCATGTCCGGCAGTCTGCGTATCGCGCCGGCCGCCAGCCCGCCGCGCCTTCACGACCACGTGGACCTGTTGTTTGGCGAACGCTGCCTGCGCCTGCACGACCCGCGCCGCTTCGGCGCCATGCTGTGGGCCGCCGGCGACGACCCCTCGCAGCACCCGCGCCTTGCAGACCTCGGCCCCGAACCGTTGAGCGAGGCGTTCGACGGTGCCTGTCTGCAGCGTGCCACACGCGGCAGGCGGACCCCGATCAAGGCGTTGCTGATGGACGGCCGGGTGGTGGTCGGCGTTGGCAACATCTACGCGACCGAGGCGCTGTTCCATGCCGGCATCCACCCGGCACGCGCCAGCGGACGGGTGTCTCGCGCGCGCCTCGACCAGCTCGCGGGGGCGGTCAAGGCGGTGTTGCGGCATGCAATCGAACGCGGCGGCACGACGCTGCGCGACTTTGTCAACGAGTCCGGTGAGCCGGGGTACTTTGCCCAGGAGCTGTTCGTCTATGGGCGCGCCGGTCAGCCGTGCCGGCGTTGCGGCAACGTCATCCGGACCCGCCAGATCGGCCAGCGCGCAAGCGCCTATTGTCCGCACTGCCAGCATTGA
- the ggt gene encoding gamma-glutamyltransferase, which translates to MFGRRSLYKAPWWSLFVVWCLCSVATAGPRPPGAAVASAHPLATEAGLLILEAGGNAFDAAVAVSAALAVVEPYSSGLGGGGFWLLHRARDGYQVMVDGRERAPLAAHADMYLDAAGQVVPRASIDGPLAAGIPGVPAALAHIATRYGRLPLSVSLAPAIILARDGFPVDGVYRRMAGFRLAALRADAAAAEQFLDRGEIPAEGFRLRQPALAETLGAIARDGARAFYSGQIADQLVVAVRAGGGIWTARDLHQYRVVERRPVVTRYRDWRVVSAALPSSGGVLLGQMLQMLNERPLRGLSPADRTHLLVEIMRRAYADRARYLGDPDHVSVPLARLLSPRYAAGRARQIDLQRATPSEALSSLSDEGRDTTHLSVLDAEGNRVAATLSINYPFGACFVASGTGVLLNDEMDDFSAKPGAANAYGLVGNAANAIAPGKRMLSSMSPTFVEGPDRLAILGTPGGSRIISMVLLGLLDAIDGRSAEQIVAAGRFHHQYLPDRVEVEPGALPPEVVDELARRGHSIRVLDDPYGNMQAIVWDIAADRLDAAADPRGIGRAAVRRPAAVDGALNAGSADNRRLRAGRSGGSG; encoded by the coding sequence ATGTTCGGCCGCCGCTCACTGTACAAGGCTCCCTGGTGGAGCCTTTTTGTTGTCTGGTGCCTGTGTAGCGTGGCCACGGCCGGTCCGCGCCCTCCGGGGGCGGCGGTCGCGTCGGCACACCCGCTGGCCACCGAGGCGGGCCTGTTGATCCTCGAGGCAGGGGGCAACGCATTCGATGCCGCGGTCGCGGTCAGCGCTGCGCTGGCAGTGGTCGAACCCTACAGCTCGGGACTCGGCGGCGGCGGTTTCTGGTTGCTGCACCGTGCCCGCGACGGCTATCAGGTCATGGTCGACGGTCGCGAGCGCGCGCCGCTCGCGGCGCACGCGGACATGTACCTGGACGCCGCGGGTCAGGTGGTCCCGCGAGCGTCCATCGATGGGCCCCTGGCGGCCGGCATCCCCGGGGTGCCGGCGGCGCTGGCACATATCGCGACACGTTATGGCCGGCTGCCACTCTCGGTGAGCCTCGCGCCGGCGATCATCCTCGCCCGCGATGGCTTCCCGGTCGACGGCGTCTACCGGCGCATGGCGGGGTTTCGACTCGCTGCGCTGCGCGCCGACGCCGCGGCCGCGGAGCAGTTTCTCGACCGGGGCGAGATACCCGCCGAAGGCTTTCGCCTGCGTCAACCCGCACTCGCCGAGACCCTAGGCGCGATCGCGCGTGACGGTGCCCGGGCCTTTTACAGCGGTCAGATCGCCGATCAACTGGTCGTGGCGGTGCGTGCCGGCGGGGGCATCTGGACCGCGCGCGACCTGCATCAGTACCGGGTCGTCGAGCGCCGGCCGGTCGTGACGCGGTACCGCGACTGGCGTGTGGTCAGCGCGGCGCTGCCGTCCTCGGGTGGGGTGCTGCTCGGTCAGATGCTGCAGATGCTCAATGAGCGGCCGCTGCGGGGGCTTTCGCCCGCCGATCGCACCCACCTGCTGGTCGAGATCATGCGCCGGGCCTACGCCGACCGCGCCCGTTACCTGGGTGATCCGGATCACGTCTCGGTGCCGCTCGCGCGCCTGCTCAGTCCACGCTATGCGGCCGGACGGGCGCGGCAGATCGATCTGCAGCGGGCGACACCGAGCGAAGCGCTGTCGTCGCTGTCCGACGAGGGACGTGATACCACCCACCTCTCGGTACTGGATGCCGAGGGCAATCGGGTCGCGGCGACACTGAGCATCAATTACCCGTTCGGTGCCTGCTTCGTCGCCTCGGGGACCGGCGTGTTGCTGAACGACGAGATGGACGATTTCTCGGCCAAACCGGGCGCCGCCAACGCCTACGGCCTGGTCGGCAACGCCGCCAACGCGATCGCGCCCGGCAAGCGGATGCTGTCGAGCATGTCGCCGACGTTCGTCGAGGGCCCCGACCGGCTTGCGATCCTCGGCACCCCCGGCGGATCGCGGATCATCAGCATGGTCCTGCTCGGTCTGCTGGACGCCATCGACGGTCGTTCGGCCGAGCAGATCGTCGCGGCGGGCCGCTTTCATCACCAGTACCTGCCGGACCGGGTCGAGGTCGAACCCGGTGCCCTGCCGCCCGAGGTGGTCGACGAGCTGGCGCGGCGCGGTCATTCGATCAGGGTGCTGGACGATCCTTACGGCAATATGCAGGCGATCGTCTGGGACATCGCCGCAGACCGGCTCGACGCCGCCGCGGATCCACGCGGCATCGGGCGCGCCGCTGTGCGGCGGCCGGCGGCGGTCGACGGTGCGCTCAATGCTGGCAGTGCGGACAATAGGCGCTTGCGCGCTGGCCGATCTGGCGGGTCCGGATGA
- a CDS encoding YfhL family 4Fe-4S dicluster ferredoxin, producing MALMITDECINCDVCEPECPNGAISQGDEIYVIDPDLCTECVGHYETSQCVEVCPVDCIPHDPNHVETQEELMAKYERITAANG from the coding sequence ATGGCATTGATGATTACCGACGAATGCATCAACTGCGACGTCTGCGAACCGGAATGTCCGAACGGCGCGATCTCGCAGGGTGACGAGATCTACGTGATCGACCCGGATCTGTGCACCGAGTGTGTCGGGCACTACGAAACGTCACAGTGCGTCGAAGTCTGTCCGGTCGACTGTATCCCGCACGACCCGAACCATGTCGAGACCCAGGAAGAACTGATGGCCAAATACGAGCGCATCACCGCCGCGAATGGCTGA
- the coaD gene encoding pantetheine-phosphate adenylyltransferase, producing MKTAVYPGTFDPITNGHSDLVMRATRLFDKVLVAVAKDTGKAPVCGIDERVQLAKMALSGIPRVEVVPFEGLLVKFCKQHDAGIVIRGLRAVSDFEFEFQLASMNRRLAPDVETIFLTPAEKYAFISSTLVREIARLGGDVSEFVHPEVQRLLESKRCT from the coding sequence ATGAAGACAGCCGTTTATCCAGGTACTTTTGATCCGATCACCAACGGTCACAGCGACCTGGTGATGCGCGCGACGCGGTTGTTCGACAAGGTGCTTGTCGCGGTCGCGAAGGATACCGGCAAGGCACCGGTGTGCGGCATCGACGAACGGGTGCAGCTGGCGAAGATGGCGCTCAGCGGTATCCCGCGCGTCGAGGTGGTGCCGTTCGAGGGCCTGTTGGTGAAATTCTGCAAGCAACACGACGCGGGCATCGTGATTCGTGGACTGCGCGCTGTCTCGGACTTCGAGTTCGAGTTCCAGCTGGCCAGCATGAACCGGCGGCTGGCGCCGGATGTGGAGACAATCTTTCTGACGCCCGCAGAGAAGTATGCGTTTATCTCCTCGACCTTGGTGAGGGAAATCGCGCGGCTCGGCGGGGATGTGTCAGAATTCGTGCATCCCGAGGTACAGCGGCTGCTCGAAAGCAAACGCTGTACCTGA
- the rsmD gene encoding 16S rRNA (guanine(966)-N(2))-methyltransferase RsmD codes for MGRDRRDRRRQRLTVTANQVRIIGGRHRGRRVRFAPGAGLRPTPDRVRETLFNWLQHEVPGARCLDLFAGSGALGLEALSRGAAHLLAVERNRAAAERLRENIALLHEQDNALVVQDDALRLLKSTADRPYDLVFVDPPFAAGLLGDTCRLLEQHGWLSDAAIVYLEQDAKHPWPELPGNWTLHRQGVAGQSAQRLLRRSKPG; via the coding sequence ATCGGCCGGGATCGCCGTGATCGTCGGCGGCAGCGGCTGACGGTGACCGCCAATCAGGTGCGCATCATCGGTGGCCGGCATCGCGGGCGCCGGGTGCGGTTTGCGCCGGGTGCAGGCCTGCGTCCGACCCCGGACCGGGTGCGTGAGACGCTGTTCAATTGGCTGCAGCACGAGGTTCCCGGCGCCCGTTGTCTCGATCTGTTCGCCGGCAGCGGGGCGCTCGGCCTCGAGGCCCTGTCGCGCGGTGCTGCACACCTGTTGGCCGTTGAACGGAATCGCGCTGCAGCCGAGCGACTGCGCGAGAATATCGCGCTGCTGCATGAACAGGACAATGCGCTGGTGGTGCAGGACGATGCGCTGCGGTTGCTGAAGAGCACGGCGGACCGGCCGTACGACCTGGTTTTCGTCGACCCGCCGTTCGCGGCCGGGCTGTTGGGCGACACCTGCCGGCTGCTGGAGCAACACGGCTGGTTGTCGGATGCCGCGATCGTCTATCTTGAGCAGGATGCGAAACACCCATGGCCGGAGTTGCCGGGCAACTGGACGCTGCATCGCCAGGGGGTTGCCGGCCAGTCGGCGCAACGTTTGTTGCGGCGCAGCAAGCCGGGCTAG
- a CDS encoding insulinase family protein encodes MAAEGSVHRGVLTVGWRRAAAWLFAALLMLPVVASAGPAVESWHTSRGAKVMYVHAPELPMLDVRVVFDAGSARDGERPGLARFVNSMLSEGAGDWDADALALRLEERGIELGSSSLRDMAWVSLRSLTDPAVLDSALDSLQAVVARPRFDPDAIERVRQQLQIGLRSSLQSPATVAQRRFFETLYGDHPYAHSPTGTESALAAIDRGELLVFHRRYYVASNAVVALVGDVDRVTAEAIAERVTEGLAVGQPAPVIPQPPAISGGELHEAFPSSQTHIYIGQAGMARHDPDYFPLYVGNHVLGGGSLVSILGEEVRNKRGLSYSVYSYFSPMRAEGPFLMVAQTKNDQADEALKVMRDTLQRFVTDGPSEKELDAAKQNLIGGFPLRISSNAKIIDYIAMMGFYDYPLDYLDTLTGKLAAVTTEQVRDAFARRIGGSAGIAVIVGGSG; translated from the coding sequence ATGGCAGCTGAGGGCAGTGTGCACCGCGGAGTCCTGACGGTGGGCTGGCGCAGGGCCGCCGCGTGGCTCTTTGCAGCCCTGTTGATGCTGCCCGTCGTCGCGTCGGCCGGTCCGGCAGTCGAATCCTGGCATACCAGCCGCGGGGCCAAGGTGATGTACGTGCACGCCCCGGAGCTGCCGATGCTCGACGTGCGCGTCGTGTTCGACGCGGGCAGTGCCCGGGACGGCGAACGGCCCGGACTGGCGCGTTTCGTCAACAGCATGCTCAGCGAGGGCGCGGGCGACTGGGACGCGGACGCGTTGGCGCTGCGGCTCGAAGAGCGTGGTATCGAACTGGGCAGCAGCTCGTTGCGCGACATGGCCTGGGTCAGCCTGCGCAGCCTGACGGATCCCGCGGTGCTCGACTCGGCATTGGACAGCCTGCAGGCCGTGGTCGCGCGGCCGCGCTTCGACCCCGATGCGATCGAGCGCGTCCGACAACAGCTGCAGATCGGACTGCGCAGCAGCCTGCAGTCACCGGCGACCGTCGCCCAGCGGCGGTTTTTCGAGACGCTGTACGGCGACCATCCGTATGCACATTCGCCGACTGGTACCGAGAGTGCACTGGCGGCGATCGATCGCGGCGAGTTGCTGGTTTTCCATCGGCGCTACTACGTCGCGAGCAACGCGGTGGTCGCACTGGTCGGGGACGTCGACCGCGTCACCGCCGAGGCGATCGCCGAACGGGTCACCGAGGGCCTCGCCGTCGGCCAGCCGGCGCCGGTGATTCCGCAGCCGCCGGCGATCAGCGGCGGCGAACTGCATGAGGCGTTTCCCTCATCGCAGACGCACATCTACATCGGCCAGGCCGGCATGGCGCGCCATGATCCGGACTACTTTCCGCTGTATGTCGGCAACCACGTGCTCGGCGGCGGCTCGCTGGTCTCTATCCTGGGCGAGGAGGTTCGCAACAAGCGTGGCCTGTCGTACAGCGTGTACAGCTATTTCAGCCCGATGCGTGCCGAAGGCCCGTTCCTGATGGTCGCACAGACCAAGAACGATCAGGCCGACGAGGCATTGAAGGTGATGCGCGACACGCTGCAACGATTCGTCACTGACGGACCGAGCGAGAAAGAGCTGGATGCGGCGAAGCAGAACCTGATCGGTGGATTCCCGCTGCGCATCTCCAGTAACGCCAAGATCATCGATTACATCGCGATGATGGGGTTCTACGATTATCCGCTCGATTACCTGGATACGCTGACCGGAAAACTCGCCGCGGTCACCACCGAGCAGGTGCGTGACGCATTCGCACGGCGCATCGGTGGATCGGCCGGGATCGCCGTGATCGTCGGCGGCAGCGGCTGA
- a CDS encoding insulinase family protein encodes MALKDLIRIVVLGLWTLSLPTLADVTEYQLDNGMQVIVKEDHRAPVAVSQVWYRVGASYEPDGITGISHALEHMMFKGTPQVGAGEFSRIISALGGTENAFTGSDYTAYFETLAVEHLERALELEADRMRNLLLDADEFAKEIAVVKEERRLRTEDKPSGRVYEQFNAVAWRSSPYRNPIIGWMNDLEHMTIDDLTAWYRRWYAPNNATLVVVGDVEPETVRAIAQRHFGSLAPSEPVAQKPVEEPPQAGETRVTVRVPARQPFLVMGYKTPIIGQAPEPWEPYALHLAASVLDGGDSARLSRELIRGTGIAAGAGAEYTSYGRLPNMFTLDGTPTDGHSVEELEQALRAAVARLREELVDESELQRVITQAVASKVYEADSLFYQAMQIGMLETLGLDWRLLDQEIAALKAVTPEQVRSVARRYLTDDNLTVAVLDPLPIEKSAPRAAAAGGHHGS; translated from the coding sequence ATGGCATTGAAAGACCTGATTCGAATCGTAGTGCTCGGTCTGTGGACGCTCTCGCTGCCGACGTTGGCGGACGTCACGGAGTATCAGCTGGACAACGGCATGCAGGTGATCGTCAAGGAGGATCACCGCGCCCCGGTTGCGGTCAGCCAGGTCTGGTACCGGGTGGGGGCGAGCTACGAGCCGGATGGCATCACCGGGATCTCGCACGCGCTTGAACACATGATGTTCAAAGGGACGCCGCAGGTCGGGGCGGGTGAGTTCTCGCGCATCATCTCCGCGCTCGGCGGCACCGAAAACGCATTCACCGGCAGTGACTACACCGCCTACTTCGAGACCCTGGCGGTCGAGCATCTGGAGCGTGCGCTCGAACTCGAGGCCGACCGGATGCGCAATCTGCTGCTGGATGCGGACGAGTTCGCCAAAGAGATCGCGGTGGTCAAGGAAGAGCGACGCCTGCGTACCGAGGACAAGCCGAGCGGGCGGGTGTACGAGCAGTTCAACGCGGTCGCGTGGCGATCGTCGCCTTACCGCAATCCGATCATCGGTTGGATGAACGACCTCGAACACATGACGATCGACGATCTCACCGCCTGGTACCGGCGCTGGTACGCGCCCAACAACGCGACCCTGGTCGTGGTCGGCGACGTCGAGCCGGAGACGGTGCGGGCGATCGCCCAGCGGCATTTCGGCTCGCTGGCGCCGAGCGAGCCGGTCGCCCAGAAACCGGTCGAGGAACCGCCGCAGGCCGGCGAGACCCGGGTCACGGTGCGCGTGCCCGCGCGCCAGCCGTTCCTGGTGATGGGATACAAGACGCCGATCATCGGCCAGGCGCCCGAGCCGTGGGAACCCTACGCGCTGCACCTGGCGGCGAGCGTGCTGGATGGCGGCGACAGTGCGCGCCTGTCGCGCGAATTGATCCGCGGTACCGGTATCGCGGCCGGTGCCGGTGCGGAATACACCAGCTACGGGCGGCTGCCGAATATGTTCACGCTCGACGGGACGCCGACCGACGGACACAGCGTCGAGGAACTGGAGCAGGCTTTGCGCGCCGCGGTCGCGCGGTTGCGCGAAGAGCTCGTCGACGAATCCGAGTTGCAGCGGGTGATCACCCAGGCGGTCGCGAGCAAGGTCTACGAGGCCGATTCGCTGTTCTACCAGGCGATGCAGATCGGCATGCTGGAGACGCTCGGGCTCGACTGGCGTCTGCTCGACCAGGAGATCGCGGCGCTCAAGGCGGTGACCCCGGAACAGGTGCGCAGCGTCGCCCGGCGTTACCTGACCGACGACAATCTCACGGTCGCAGTCCTCGATCCGCTGCCCATCGAGAAATCCGCACCACGCGCGGCCGCCGCCGGGGGCCATCATGGCAGCTGA
- the ftsY gene encoding signal recognition particle-docking protein FtsY, with product MFGFGKNKTTDTKAEPEVKPQGLFSRLRAGLARTRATLSDALGDLLSGRRQIDEDLLEDLETLLLGADVGVDATRRIIDDLTARVRRKELADPAALGNALRAQLSEILHAVDTPPVKVPDGRPLVILMVGINGAGKTTTIGKLARRFKDEGRSVMLAAGDTFRAAAVEQLQRWGERNAIPVVAQSTGADAASVIYDALAAATARHVDVLIADTAGRLHTKSNLMDELTKISRVMKKIDPEAPHEVLLVVDAGTGQNALNQAIEFNNAVGLTGVALTKLDGTAKGGIIFAIAERLGVPIRFIGVGESIEDLRPFDADEFVKALFE from the coding sequence ATGTTCGGATTCGGCAAAAACAAGACGACTGACACCAAGGCGGAACCGGAGGTCAAACCCCAGGGCCTGTTTTCCCGCCTGAGGGCCGGTCTGGCGCGCACCCGGGCCACGCTGAGCGACGCGTTGGGCGATCTGCTCAGCGGCCGCCGGCAGATCGACGAAGACCTGCTGGAGGACCTCGAAACGCTGCTGCTGGGCGCGGATGTGGGCGTCGACGCGACGCGCCGGATCATCGACGACCTGACCGCGCGCGTGCGGCGCAAGGAACTGGCCGACCCGGCCGCGCTCGGCAACGCACTGCGCGCCCAACTGAGCGAGATCCTGCATGCGGTCGACACCCCCCCGGTCAAGGTACCGGACGGACGGCCGCTGGTGATCCTGATGGTCGGGATCAACGGCGCCGGCAAGACCACGACGATCGGCAAGCTCGCCCGCCGCTTCAAGGATGAAGGCCGCAGCGTCATGTTGGCCGCCGGCGACACCTTTCGCGCTGCCGCGGTCGAGCAGCTGCAGCGCTGGGGCGAGCGCAACGCGATCCCGGTGGTCGCGCAGTCGACCGGGGCGGATGCCGCCTCGGTGATCTACGACGCCCTGGCGGCAGCGACCGCGCGCCATGTCGACGTGCTGATCGCGGACACCGCCGGTCGCCTGCACACCAAGAGCAACCTGATGGACGAGCTGACCAAGATCAGCCGCGTGATGAAAAAGATCGATCCCGAGGCACCGCACGAAGTGCTGCTGGTGGTCGACGCAGGCACCGGGCAGAACGCCCTGAACCAGGCGATCGAATTCAACAATGCGGTCGGGCTGACGGGCGTCGCGCTGACCAAGCTCGACGGCACTGCGAAGGGCGGCATCATCTTCGCAATCGCCGAACGCCTGGGCGTGCCGATCCGCTTCATCGGTGTCGGCGAGAGTATCGAGGATCTGCGACCGTTCGACGCAGATGAATTCGTCAAGGCGCTGTTCGAGTGA